From one Streptomyces sp. N50 genomic stretch:
- a CDS encoding ATP-binding protein: protein MISHPSRHCTVELQALPSRIGQVRRIVSAQLRYWHLDPLIDRAALGVTELLTNVHRHAQPDKTCVVEIELLLDQLMVSVRDRDPRLPVVGDIDEVSPTATCGRGLAMVAAVSENWGVRPDGESGKVVWFTLTAPSSATAAPARPPRRTAAEKPAHRFVTEVEHPVDGHRPQHAPARSAVAG from the coding sequence GTGATCAGTCACCCAAGCAGGCACTGCACGGTGGAGCTCCAAGCCCTGCCGTCGCGGATCGGCCAGGTCCGCAGAATCGTATCTGCGCAATTGCGCTACTGGCATCTGGACCCTCTGATAGACCGGGCCGCGCTCGGTGTGACAGAGCTTCTGACCAACGTCCACCGGCACGCGCAGCCGGACAAGACGTGCGTCGTCGAGATCGAGCTGCTGCTGGACCAGCTCATGGTCTCGGTGCGCGATCGCGATCCCCGGCTTCCGGTGGTGGGCGACATCGACGAGGTTTCGCCTACGGCCACTTGTGGGCGGGGGCTCGCGATGGTCGCCGCGGTGAGCGAGAACTGGGGGGTGCGGCCGGACGGTGAGTCCGGGAAGGTCGTGTGGTTCACACTGACCGCGCCCTCGTCCGCCACGGCTGCGCCGGCTCGTCCGCCGCGTCGTACGGCCGCGGAGAAACCCGCGCACCGGTTCGTCACCGAGGTCGAGCACCCGGTCGACGGCCACCGGCCCCAACACGCTCCCGCCCGGTCCGCCGTTGCCGGTTGA